The DNA region atagtTTTCTTGgaatgaaaattaataaaaatgtaatttaaaataagaaatagcataaacaaaacaaatttaatgtGAAGGATGTTGCTGCATTTTCTTCATGAGTTGGGAAATCCTAGGTTTGAAACATGAAAGTGCGCAACGCAAATCGTTTTTGACATCCAGTTgattcctttgttttatttttattatgactaAACTTGAAAAGTTTTTTTCAGAGAGGTACTTTGATGAAAATGGAAGAATAATATGTAGCACTTCTCCATCTTTTGGGTAAATCGGGAAATATTTTATCCACATTCCTCCAGGCTTAAGTTTTTGAAAATATCTGTCACACTAGAATCATATTTCATTTCGAGTCCTTGTTCTTGCAATACTTCTGGCAATGAATCGACATCAACATTGAATGGATTACGTGCTAATTTATGAATGGGGTTGCCAGAAAAGTTGTCTGGAAAATAGCAGGTGAATTCATTAGCAAGGCAGTCCAgatgaaacaaaattttgttcTTCGGATCCTCTTTACAAACGTCAGCGAGTGATGAAAATGTTGGAAAAGACAAAAAGTTAGGCATCTGAGCTTGCATTCGACATTtccaaatctttattttttctgtaaatgcTTTGGTGGCATCATGGTGTGCTATAGTGTTTGCAGCATTGTTTCTCTGCAGCTTCAAATTGAGATTATTCAAAGATTCAAAAATGTCCACGAGGTATGCCAATGGAAGTTGAAACATTTGGTTTGTAAACGCACAATATAACTCTTGTTTTTTCTGTTGCTTGAAGAAAATTTCCACTTTGTCTTTCAGTTCGAATAATCTCAAAAGTATGTTCCCTTTGGAAAGCCGTTGTACCTCTGTGTGAAACAAAAGAATTTTGTTATCCGCTCCCAAATCCACACAAAGAGCTGCAACAAGTCTCGTATTTAAAGCTCAGTTCTTCAAAAAATTGACAACTTTGATGGCCAAATTCAATGAGTCACCTAAGTCACCTGGAAGGGTTTTAGAAACCAAGACTTGTCTGTCTATGATGCAGTGAGTCGTCGTtacaactggatttttttctttcaccaaTGTCACAAATCCAGAGCAAGAGCCAAGCATTTCTGGAGCACCGTCTGTGCAGACACCAACCAGTTTTTCCCATGAAAgtccattttcttaaaaaaagtcagaaacgGTTTTCATAACATCAGAAGCCTTTGATGTGGTCATCAATTTCTTCGAAAAAAGCAATTCTTCTTTTACAATTCCGTCATTAATGAATCGAATGTAGATGAGATGTAGATGACAGTATTGTGCTACATCAATGCTATTGTCGCACTGAATTGCAAAAAAAGGAGAAGCTTTCACTGCCTCCACAACTTGAAGTTCTAGATCTTTTGCCATGTCATAGATGCAAAGTTTCACAGAATTGTCAGAAAGagaaatttctgattttttttctgtttcagcaCCAAGCATGGTATCAGCTGCTTTTAACAAGCAAGGCTTCATGAGAGTTTCTCCTGTTATATGCGCTTTCTTGGTTTTAGCGATGAGCAACAACAGTTCATAAGATGCTTATACACTTTGGCCGATACTTGATAAAAAGCCCCAGTAGTGTCCAGCTTTGTGCATTTTAACTTTTGAAGTTTATCAGCAAAAAACTCTTTTGGTTTGTCTTTCAAAGCACTGTGGTTCTTTGTTAAGTGTCACTCAAGATGACTAGGCCTCAAGGCATCATTGTTGGGAAGTATGTGGCATACTATGCATTGAGGATGATCGATCTTGTTTGTTTCCATGATGGTGAAACTATATTTAATGTAGTCTTCATCGTAGTTCCTTTTTTAATCGTAGCCATAATATACTAATAAAAAAAGCTATAAAATAAATGTCCTGATTTGTGAATAATAATGGATGCAAGTTAATTTGAGTTACAGTGAATGTTTATTTACTACTACTATTATATACGAACAGGTACTGCCCTATATATACCACACCACCAGTCCAGCAAGTAGCCGGTCTTACGCGGTGAGTGGTGGAGGTAACCACTCCCATGATAGAACAGTCTCAAACACTCTCGCAAGTGAGCtaggaagttttaaaaagttccatcactttctccatctttcttctGCCTCCCCACTGACGAAAACGGCACTCCTACAAtcaacaggcaaaaaaaaaacaaactcgcATTTCGTGGTATGAAATTTGAAAACATTGCAGTTATATACTTTCATTTAtagttgtatttttattattattgtattttgtTATTGTCTACTTATATTCATAATAAAAACCGAGAagattgttaatattttattgtagTTAAATAATATAAGCTGGTAATTGGACACTTTCATGAATAGTTATTATTATGTATACAGAATATGTATAATTTATTGTCTGTTGgtctattaaataaataaaatatttttttttacgcTGATAATTTCTTTTTGTTATTAAAATTTCACAGCCTCTCATCCCCCTTGGAATTtcttcagccccccaccccgcaaGGAGAGCAAGCCACCCAGTTTGGGAATTGATGATTTAGAAAGTATGGTCCAATATATGGCAGCAGCCCATATTCTATATAAAATACCCgattttattcattaaaagtgATAGTATTCTACATACAGTGAGGAATAGGGACCAGGAAGACAGTACCAATAAAAGGAataataaatatacagcacaaatATATCTTCTCTGCAAGGAAGGCCTAGCTTACTTAATTCATCACAGCATTTGATTCTGCACCCTTTATGACTTTTGGAGAGCTCTCTAATTTGTATCACACAAGAGAtggttttaataaataaaacatttgcattgaaccagggccggctccaggccacagtgtgccaagcgcgtgcttggggcggtatgcTGCGGAGGGCACTCTGCCgattgccaggagggtggcaggcagctccggtggacctcccgctggcgttcctgcgaagggtccgctggtcccgctgctccggtagagcatccacaggcatgcctgcgggaggtccacaggagctgcaggaccagcggaccctccgcaggaacgccggcaggaggtccactggagcagcctgctgccctcccggcaaccggcagagcgccccccgtgtcgtgctgccgtgcttggggcggcaaaatggctagagccggccctgccttgaACATATGTTGACATCCCATCCTCTTCAGCTGGCCTACTGGAGGATAGTGTGTTCTGTACCTAACTGGCAGGAAAGCACTTTTGGTTAGTTGCTCATTAGTAGGACAGGCTCTGCAGTATGCTCCAGTTGCACGGCCCTCTCTCCTGTAATGGGAGCTTAATCACTAAAGGCCCTTCTATAAACCCACTTTAACTGGCAGTTTAAAACAGTCAGAGTATACTAGTGAAACCGATTGTAAGAGTTTTGGCTTATTATCAGGGGTATACAAAACTGCCCTTTGAGATAACTATATTTTTCATAGGTATTTGGCAACAAGAGGTAGTGTCTACTGGAAATAAATTTTActcattcctctcctccctataTTCAATATGATTAATATGAAGATGACAATTCACATAAATCACTAATCGTCACTGTTCTCAACACATTTACCAGATAGTATTGCTTCtatcctcattttatatttataggaCATCtagggactgattttcaaaaatgacctcCAACTTGTGGGCTCACATTAATCATGCCAATATATTTGCATGTGTAAGACACTTTTCGTTAAAGCCCCTTGAAGCATTTTACAATGATTTATTAATTAAGCTTCAAAACACCCTTAAGCCTCACAAAATAGGAATATGTAGCTATTGTATCACTCAATTCTGAAATGCAGGCACCTTTGGAGCAGAGCGAAGCAGCTGTTTAAAGCACACAACAATACACAACAGTTTAGAAGAAGAATTCTATGTCTTACTGAAATTGTAGGAGGAATCTGAGTAATTGAGTTGGAGTTTGGCCAGGAAAATGGGGTTAACATCTTTGCTTTTACAAAAAAAAGGTGCTATGGGATCTTAGATTTTACAAGAATctggttttacatctcatccagAAGACAATAGCTCTAATTCTGCTCTTAGCTACACCAGAAAAATTagaagtgactccactgaagtcagtggagttacatcagtgtctcctgccaacatattGGGAAAGTCAGCATCTAATGAATCACTAATGCTTCCCACAACATCCAGTTATTCCCTGCTTAACTTGCGAGATCAACTAAGAACACAGCACAAGTCTGGTTGTAGGCTCATATCTAACTATGTTCACTGGACAAAGTCGGATAACAGAAttgaacaaaagaaatagttaTAATTAGAAACCTTTATGTCTatgactcagggccagattctcaaatggtgtaaaatgaaaataatttatgGAAATATTAGACATGAGTACTGATGGCTATTTGAATTATTTTCACTTGTTCTTCTACACGTTGTGTACATTCTCTTTAACTTTAATGGTATGACAAACGTCACATAACACACTACATATTTACTCTGTTCAGTTATCAAGATCTGTGTTACTTactagtattttattttattttattttaaatatgacaTTAAAATGCACAGCTGTTTCAAATGGAACATAAAATCCACCAAAAAGCCAGatttgcagaattttgtagaAAATTGCAAACATTCAGCTGTCATCCTACCATCCATTATAATGAGTATAAATAACCTCCATTTAATatgtgaggatttttttaaaagatgtttgcATTGAAAGAGAACTCCAGGTGCTTTTAGAGTTATTTGGGACATTTTCCAGTTGACAATATGGAAATGCTGCCACTTAAGCCAGGGAGCTTGTTGCTATGGGgacacaaaagcagcagcatttgaTAACTTGGCAGTTGTTACACTGGCAAAGAGAGAAACTCAGCGACAGGGACCGTTGAATAATTTCAGGTGGATGTGCACTAGGGATGGATGAAAtggttcagaaaataaaaaaaaatgaaaaatagcttTCTTTTCAACTCACAATCTCTCCTTCACATATGGTCTTTTTGGTATACTCTACTGGCTCAGAAGCTTTAACACTTATGAAACTAGTAGGAAAGACAGCCCTATTGACACACATAATAATGGATTCATAAATGCATTTTAGGATGGATATGAATTAGACAGCACAGTGTAGCAGAGATGGCAATGAGATATGAAAGCAGAAAAAGCCAATGTAAGTTTTGGTTGCTCACTTGTTAGTGTATGCACAATATGCCTCAAATGGCATGTAACCAGGATTCACCAccgaatttggtccgctggttggatcattagcttccctggcctgggTCAGGTATTGATGGGAAGTGCAACATGAACGCTGATTCATGCTCCCAACTAAGAGATGTCTTAGGCTAGAACAGGGAGGTGATAGTTCCTTTCTAAATCACTCTGATGATACTATAGCTAGAATATTATATCTACTGCATCTCAGGACATAGAAAGTTGTGGACAAACTGTAAGAAACTCAAAGAAGAGTTACAAATTGATCAAAAGCTGGAGGGACTGGTTTATAATGAAAGACTAAAAAACTAAATTTGTACACGTTGGCTGAATGGTTACTAAAAAGAGGTATGATAACTGTCTAGAAATATTTGAAGAGTATGAATGTCAGAAATAGAATGAAATGTTTAGGACAGTCAAAGATATCCTTGGGAGGAATTGGGGTgaaatgaaggaaagaaaaatctaAGTTAAAAAATATCTCCTACAGTGAAACCTATTAGATTGTAGTATAGTCATTGTCATCTAAGGGGAATGGTGAATGCCTCACTGAATCATTATAAATGGGACGGGACAATGCATAGTAGAAAATATACTTTAGGGAACAATCATTCACTATCAGGAGGTAAACTAGGTCATGCAATAGGTCTTTCTATCTCTAATCTTGGAAGGCCAAGATTTGTTGACCTTACTGGAACAAAATTCCAATTAATATTTGTAAGGACAGCAAGCTTTgacctatgattttatgattaagCACAAATAATCAATACACCAATGACAATACAATAGTGCATTTGTGGTAGTGCAGGGAGCTATGGAACAGTGATCTTGGATTCTGCTGTATCTACCAGTATTACATATTATGTGTAAAGGAATTACATATCAAGCCGCTAGAAATACTTCAAGTGTGATCTCCATAGTCTTGTATCTTTGTTCCAACAAATGAACTTTCTCTGTTCCCTTTTCTAGTTTCTTCTTCCAGTATGTGCTCTTAAAATTATCCCATTCATTTGTAAAGTGCctggatttgtttttcttctcaatGCCAATACAAAATCAAAGATATAATACACAcatagggctagattttcagagaTCCCGTGTATTCACAATTCCagtggaagtcaatgagagctgc from Chelonoidis abingdonii isolate Lonesome George chromosome 2, CheloAbing_2.0, whole genome shotgun sequence includes:
- the LOC116835853 gene encoding LOW QUALITY PROTEIN: protein FAM200C-like (The sequence of the model RefSeq protein was modified relative to this genomic sequence to represent the inferred CDS: substituted 1 base at 1 genomic stop codon); this translates as MAQILLASQKGEESHGADSGLQCDAFVLHYMSSYELLLLIAKTKKAHITGETLMKPCLLKAADTMLGAETEKKSEISLSDNSVKLCIYDMAKDLELQVVEAVKASPFFAIQCDNSIDVAQYCHLHLIYIRFINDGIVKEELLFSKKLMTTSKASDVMKTVSDFFQVLVSKTLPGDLGDSLNLAIKVVNFLKNXALNTRLVAALCVDLGADNKILLFHTEVQRLSKGNILLRLFELKDKVEIFFKQQKKQELYCAFTNQMFQLPLAYLVDIFESLNNLNLKLQRNNAANTIAHHDATKAFTEKIKIWKCRMQAQMPNFLSFPTFSSLADVCKEDPKNKILFHLDCLANEFTCYFPDNFSGNPIHKLARNPFNVDVDSLPEVLQEQGLEMKYDSSVTDIFKNLSLEECG